A region of the Arachis hypogaea cultivar Tifrunner chromosome 15, arahy.Tifrunner.gnm2.J5K5, whole genome shotgun sequence genome:
aaaataatgtttaaattgacaattttaaattatgtgataCATCCGTCGCTGAGCTAAAGCTGCTCATCTCTCCTATTATTGTAGAATCGCTCTATTATTTGAAACCGcttatttttcatattatttgtAATGTTTTATTTGTAATAGTTCAGTACAAAGTACAAACAACAcaaagttattaatttaaaatttaaaatatagatgagatataaattaattaaagtcTATCCATTAGTAACGgaatatatcaattttttttaattggtccaaattattaatattttttattattttttaaaattatatttttatatttataaacacACATGCCTCGTTtacacttattttttaaatttcatatatCTCGTTTGCAAACAagctaaaactaaataaaatcatgtcttattttgtttataatgTAAACGAAATATAATCAATCTTAATTCGTTTAGACGGCAAATGAAATAGATAAAAAGATAGAAATTGATAAGTATGCTACAAATCATCTATAtccgtaaataaaatatttaaattatttatttaaaaaattcataaaatgtaTCATACATTTGTATATTAgtcaattatataattttttattgaaataatataattttatatattgtcaaatttattaatattaaattattataaaaaaattgtctgattaaatttttgaaagtaaaaatattaataaaaattttacattTAAACAATACGTgaacaatagaaaaaaaaataatatattaaaaaattattaagaatgaGCTAAGTTGGTCCCGGGACTTATTTTGGTTGATCCCATAGTTGCATAGTTGTGCTACCTCAGCTTCCTCATTCGCTGGTCCAGCAACACAAATACTCAATTCCTCACCCAAACACTACTCGTCACTGCTGCCACTTTTTAACTTCCAACTTCTTCCATTTCCATTACACTGATTCCCACAACATCGATAGCCAACCTTTTCatcttttaccaaaaaaaaaaaaacaaaacaaaacaaaaaaaaaaacgtaaaatTGCTCAGAAAATGAAGACTATCCCTCTGATTCTAATGGGCTGCGGAGGAGTTGGTTGTCACCTTCTCCAACACATTGTTTCCTGCCGCTCTCTTCACTCCTCACAGGTACCCTACCATTTTAGCTTTaccgatattattattattattattattattattattattattgttattattattattatttacactcCTGTTGTTTATGTTTTGCATTATTCTTTGGATTTTGTTTCCTATGCTTCCCAAAAATGTATCTTGCTGTTGACCTCTGCGTATTACGATCCTGTTCTTAAACTGATAGAAAACGTGTTCATTAAATTTTGAATGTTAACTGTTATGATTACGATTTTGGTGACAGGGACTGTGCTTGAATGTTCTGGGAGTAAGTGATAGTAAATCTTTGGTGGTTACGGAGGATTCGTCGAATAAAGGATTGGATGATAAATTCTTGATGGAACTTTGCCGTGTCAAGCGTGATGGCGGCTCTCTATCGAAACTTGGCGATCTTGGTAGATATTTATGCTTATATTGTCTTGTAGTTGCTGCTGATATGAACGGTTATTTTCATGCTTTTTAATGCTTACTAAGTTTTGATTTGAAGGAGACTGCCGGCTATTTTCTCATCCTGAATTGCAAGAAAGGATTCTAGAGCTTGCCTCTCAACTTGGTGGCAAAACAGGTTTGTTTAATTTCTAACATGTCATGCACTACCAAATTACTTTGATTGATTGTAAAGTAAATTACATGCTTTCAATAATTAAGAACACGTTTCCTGCATTTTTTGGAAATAGGTTTGGTCTTTGTAGATTGTTCTGCAAGCTCAAACACGGTTCCGGTGCTAAAACAAGTTGTTGATATGGGTTGTTGTATTGTTATGGCAAATAAGAAGCCTCTTACATCTACAATGGTAAGATCATCTTTAAAGTCCCTAGTAATTTTTGAAATCGGAAACTAGGAGATTCGTGATTAGTAAGTTTTGTCAAGAAATCTGTTTATATTCTCTTTTTGACTTGTGGTATTTATTCACCATTAACAAAATAAGGTTTAATTGCAATTATTTTGTAAGCTGAAAATTACACTTCtagtttcttttctttatttctttgttCAGTTGTTGTACTTGTTCACCTAATAACAAATACTATTTATGGAACAGgaggattttgaaaaactttacgCATATCCGCGACGTATCCGGCATGAATCAACTGTAAGTGATATTTTTTCTTGCCTCAACTGTTATATTATTATGGATAATTGCAAAATAGCATTTAAACAAAATGGAATATAAACTTGATCAAAATTTTCccatttacttttacttttcttggGGAATATTAGTGATGGATTTTATAAGATTAAATGAGAATCCCtgtctttaaaataaataaaataaaataaaataaatctgaaATCGCCTAAGTTATTCAACTTGGAGGTGATATTGGTAGTAACTTGGAAGGCtgatgtgattaaaaaaataacaatggtTTTTCCAGCTACAAGAAGGAACTTAGATTCTAGGACAATGACGTAGACACAGACCATTTGAACAAAAGAATATCATTACTATGAAGAGAAAAACAATTCCAGGAGATGAAGGATAAGAAATCCtccataaaaaccaaaaacaaccaaaagaatgGCTATCtatgaattattatttttgatgGAGAAGTATCTGTTTTGCTCTATTGTCTTAGAATGCAGATTATTAGAAATAGTTTGAttgttctttttttcatttttactttCGAAAGATCAATATTTCGTATTTTCTCTATGTCTTGATCATATATAGTTGTTTACTCATTATCGTTCATAatgtttattattattcttcATTTTACTTCATTATATGAtcactttcttattttcttccgCAACTTTCTAACAAAAACTATTTTGTTATTGTTCAAGAACTATGTATATGTTAGGTAACTATGTTGTCAGAATCATTCAGTTATGTGCCTTCTTGTTAATGAATGCATTTCATGAAGTCATCTTGAACCTTAATAATGAGAAGTATTTTGAATGAGTCATGTGGATATATAAAATTGTGATGTATATAGCATGGATCAAAGCACtcataatctttttattttaggTAGGTGCTGGTCTTCCTGTGATAGCATCCCTAAATCGAATAATCTCTTCAGGGGATCCTGTTCATCGCATTATTGGGAGTCTGAGTGGTATGACATTGTTCATAGATATATCTTTAGCATATAAATAAGGTATCGCTTTTTCTATTGTATTCATTTCTGATGCTCTTACCAGGGACATTGGGGTATGTAATGAGCGAGGTTGAGGACGGAAAGCCATTGAGCCAAGTTGTGAGAGCTGCTAAAAGTCTTGGTTACACTGAACCGGGTTAGTGATTGTGCTATATATGAGGTTATACTCCAATAGTGATTTTGAAGCTTATTATGTATGTTTAATTTCTTTTAGTTAAAATTGATTTGCCAATCCACTTACTACTATAAGATGTGACCTTCAGTTCTTCCAACAAAACATTTACCCGACAGCTTATGCGTTTAGGAGTGTTGGTTTTTAATATGAAATTTGAACCTTTATAACAATTGGTTGAGAGTTCGATCTTTGCCCCTCCATTCTTTATCAAACTTGAATACATCACAAGCCACAGGGTGAATTTGCACATCATTCATATCTCAAGGACAAAGAGGTGTTGGCACTTGGTAGTTCGCCTAGAAGAGATACAAATTCACTATTAAGTTTTCACCTAAGCACTTAAAGTTTAAGAGACTTAAGGGTTGGTTTGGTAAAACTTGTACTTTTCGAAAGTAGCTTATCAAAGTTGGCTTTTGAAAGATAGCTTTCTAAAAGTTGTAACACCTAAAAAAGGCTTTTAATAATAAgcacaagcaacaacaattgtGTTTAGTAaaacaacttttaaattataaatagactttaatagacaaaaatataataataaatttggaTATTTCTGAACTTTCGAGGtgatattagaatttttaattttgataaacacaAGTTATCTTTGAAAAGCACCTCCTTTAGGTGCACcccctaacttttaaaagctgcaagcaatatattatcttttttattaaccAAACACAAAACAAAGTACTTGTGACAAGCACTTTTccaaaaagttttaccaaactaagccttagTCCTTGACAGGAGCTATTGTATACATAATTGCCTCATTTACTTGGTTGAAAATGATAATTGAAGCATAGTTAGTTGATCTATTATAACCTCATTCATATTAATCAACTATCTACCACCAGCCAACAGCATCTCTCTATCAGTTGTTGGCTACTCACAGCAAACTCCCTCTTGATGTGCATAAATCCTCTGATAATGTTGGCGGCTATTTGGGGTTCTTTTTTCCCAAGAAATTAGTGATATTGAATTTCTGTTTCCAGCTTGATTACACGGCAAGCACGACCATTTTTGCTCTTTTTTATATTTCACAATGTGCTTTGAATGTTAAAGTAAATGAATATTGGAGcatgaaaattaaataacattgacTTGTTTACTAATGGTGTACTGAATTTCAGAAGGAAATAAATTTTGTCacctttaggtagcgtttggtggagagacagagacagaaagactgagactgagagacagagacagagattgaaataaatttcagtattctgtttggtgcaaaatagaagacagaaattgaaacaagaatgaaacactaatttaatttgcacaaagagtaaaattagaattaatcaattgaaatgaggatattttaggtataaaatgttattaaagtttcagtcttcatctctaaaaattttagtcccctgtatccctactttttggaggtactaaaatactgaaattttggagacagagacagaaattttagtaccattctctaaaccaacaaacatgatactgaatctcagtctctgagtctttgtctctgtctcaatacctcaaaacaaacgctatctTAAGGACCATTACTACTTTATGTTACAGCTATTGCTCCACAGCATGACATATACTCGGTGATGAAACATCTTATAAATGTTTCTAGGTTCTAGCTGGCTATATTTAATAATTCCGGCATTTCATTTATTAGAGATTTTATGAGCATGGTTATCCTTATTTGGGCTCGTTTTCTGGGGCTTCATTTGATATATAGTTGGCTTTTATCTGTTTGATAACTTGTTAAGCATAAGTGTAATTTATGCATAATGTTGCAGATCCACGTGAAGACCTTGGTGGGATGGATGTTGCTAGAAAGGTTCatcatgtttattttatatttgcatATCTTATTTGATTCGCAGCTGTTAAGTCACACTGTCATGCAAATAGAAAATGTTTTTCTAATTCTGATAGGACTTTGAACAAGTGTACAATGTTGTACATGCGAGAGTATGACACCCATTTTTTATTGTAAGCGTATAATAAAATGCCCCTTTTCAAAGAATCTTAATATTGATTTATCAAAGAAAACTCCATAACACGATTCGCTATTGGAAGAAGTTTGTGCTATATTCACCTTAATTGGCTAGTGGAAGTCAATTTTTCATTAAAGAATCTGCAATCTTGGTCTAATATTTAAATGATCATTTCTTATCATATGACATGCAGTATTATACCGGAATATTTGGTTGCTTGTGTACTAGTATGAATAATAACTCAAACTACTATATTAACTTCCTTTAGTTTTTGGCCAATATTGAAACAGGCTTTAATCCTTGCTCGAATACTTGGTCAACGAATTAATATGGATACTATTCAGGTTTGTATGAACTTTGTCATATTGTACTGCCATGCCGCTTTCCCTTTCTGTTCTATGGTGAATTGTCCCTTCCTATGTAATGCTTCTATGTTCTTTCTGTTATATGTTCATATGGATTTTTACAGATTGAGAGTTTGTATCCAAAAGAAATGGGGCCTGATGTGATGAGTGTGGAAGATTTCATGAACTCTGGACTTCCATTGTTAGATAAAGACATTCAAGAGAGAGTAGAGAAGGCAGCCTCAAATGGAAATGTGCTTCGCTATGTTTGTGTAATAGAGGGCTCAAGGCAATCTTCTCTGTCCTTCATATTTTTGTTCAATCGTGCATTGTTTTTAGGCCTTTTTCAcatatttttctcctttttcattttagATTCAATCCTTTTATATGAAGTtagtaatattttgaaattaaaaatattcaatatATGTTCCTTCACTACCAGTTATTGCCACCATTTTTAAAAGGTTTACCACATGGTTGACGTCTATCAACATTTACGTTATGATACTCCCCATCATTACTTCTTAATCAATCAGCATATCATATAACACACAATTACTGGTTCTTTACACACCATTGATGTAACTGTAATGTACAAAGTTTGTTGTGAGAGTATTCTTGTTTAACCGATTACCATACCAATAAACTACGTAACAGAAATCACATAGCAACTAACCACATAACACGAATCACTAGTTGTTTGCATGCTGATATCTCATATCTGGTTTATGGTGTGAAAAATTTGATAAGAAACTAAAGTTTTCTTAactggtttatatatatatatatgtatcttcTCTGTTTGCAGTTGTGAAGTTGGAATTCAAGAGCTTCCAAAGAATTCTCCCTTAGGAAGGCTTCGAGGAAGTGATAATGTGGTAAGCTTCATTTATTTCCTGACCTTGTTCTCCATAATTCTTAGTTGTATACTTTGAGCCtgcatttcttttttaattactaTACAATAATAACAGCAAAAGCTTATTCCACTATGTAAGAGTTAGCTATATGAATTAAATGATGTCATTGCGTCATATCATGTATCATATTTGCAGTGACATTGTTCACATAGAGATCTTGTTTGACTACTCCATGCAAAGTCTTTTTAGATCTTCCTCCTATCTCTAACTACTGGTCTATCTTCCCTTTGATCTATTCTTCTCATTTGATGCTCTATAAATCTTCTTCCTACATGTCTAAACCTCCTCAAATGAGATTCTACCATCTAATCAACAATGGGTACTACTCTAAGTTTTTCTTtcatatcattatttttttttgtccatACACGTTTGATTGCTCATCCATCAAATCGAAGCATCCTTGTTTCGGCTAGGCTAAATTTATGTTCATGTTCAGCATTAGTCACCCAACATTTTGTTCCATCTAATATAGTTGGCCTAATGGCAGTGCTATAAAATTTACCCTTTAGTTTTAAAGGTACTTTTTTGTTGTATATAAAACTTAGGCACAATTTCAACCAAGTTGCTTGGATCCTATAGTTTATATCATCTTCTTTTTCTCCATTGTCCTTAATAATACAATCAAGCTTCTTTGTTAGTCTTTCCCCTTATGCTGTTAAAATTTCATTCCATATACTTTGCCTTAGTTCTTGGATTCCTTTCTTGACAACTTTTCCTCACCTTTCACTATAGACAAAAATCCATAAAGAGCACTCTATGTTGGATAATCAAACATTCTCCTGGTCCTGGGATAGTTTTGCAGTTagtacaaaattttttatcagaATTTCTTAGCTAAAGAAATCAATTTGAGAGCTTGTCCCACTCTTATAAAATTAAGATGTTTGTCTTGTTTCTTAAAGCAAGTGTTTGCTATAAGAAAGTTGAAAGTTTAAGAGAAGTCCAAGATGGTTTTACCTTATGTGTTCACTACAAAACCATGACTCCCATGGATCCTTCCTATCCGTTCCCATCCTTCCCCAGATGTCCGTTTAAATCGTCCTTAAAAAAATCTTTGTACTTAAAAGTTTTCTGCTATGATCAATTAATTACTTCAAAAATGTGACATTTATGTATGTTGTTGAAAATGACAGTTGGAAATATACACTCGATGTTACACCAGCCAACCGTTGGTCATTCAGGGTGCTGGAGCTGGTAATGACACTACTGCTGCCGGTGTTCTTGCCGATATTGTGGATATCCAAGATCTGTTTCCTTGAGGATTTTTGCCTTCAACTCAAAAAGTAAGAGCACAATTTCTGGGTATCTTGCCCTGGAATGTAGCTGATTTGCTTTGGATGTATGTAAATTGAGAATTTTGTTAACCGGATATATTACATTACTCAATGGAAGATTGTCATCATTGCTTATCTAAGGATGTTTTGATAACTGTCTTAGGACAGAGATACAAAGACAGGAGACAAAAACAATATATAGAAAATTTTTGTAGATGAATTTGTCTCCATTTCCTCCGGTTTTAGGTAGACAACATTGGACAAAATTTTTGTCAGGTCAGAGAAATTTATCTTGTTTTTCTCTAAGTTCTTTTTTCAAATATGTTtttgtcttttaaattttaacatccttttgtttttattttgagatAATTATCGAAAGAGaactaaagttaaaaaaaaagagtaagctTACTTATTAGCCTATGTGGAAAATTTTCAGCCTTAGCAAACACAAATGATGGATCGGTGCTATGAATAGAGAGGATAACCCATAAACATGCATTCTTGGATCTAATCCGAGTAATTTTTGGCGCTTCTTTAGAGATAATCTTTTGTAATAAGACATATTTTCTTGTTTAGTACAATTAAACTTAGCATGCTTTTCTTATGTAGAATATAAACTGTGACATTGTTGTATGCATAATTTAGTTTGTACTACTACAATTTTGACTTTATAGAGGGTCTAAATCTCTTAATTTTATAAtgccttttgtttttctttttttggtcaaTACGACACACACAACACACACCCTACTCACACACACATCTTATACTCTCTTTTTCACCAAGAGAGATTTGAACTCATGTGGCAATTTTAGGAGGCAAATGTGATTGCCATTAGGACAAGCCTCAGCCACAATTTTAGAATACTTATATAGCATTGCGTACTTGTAGCCTTTGGATGAATGAATAGAGAACCATGTTGCTTGTGGGCTGTGGCATTATGTTCGGCTACAAGTCTTTTtggtaattaaattttaaatctaactaaattattttattaccaATAAAAAATACTCTAAAAAAAAACACATATACACACCCATTCCACTAGTGCACAATTAGAGCTTGTATTGCATTTTTAGCACTTTTTTCAGCACACAAATATAGTCTTCTGAATATTTAtaagagaagaagatgatgagtacgagataatgataataaaagaagatgaggaagaaaaaatagagaaaaaattaaataataataataacaacatcaATAGTAACATCATatcaagaagaagagaagaaggaggagagaGTGGCGCGTgagtgatttttaaattttaacaacttaataatttaaaaaacttgGACACttagtatttttgttattttcCGGTTTAACATTCTAATGTCTACAACAAAATTAGAAATAGACTAATTTAAATTGGTTTAGTAGTCAGTTTATTGGTTCACTTaaatgaatttgaatttcatCTTATATATACAATAATTCATTAGTTAAtagaaaattcttaaataaatttttaatccaTGACAAATTAGTACCTAACATGTTAAATTAGGAGATATCCtagaacataaaataaaaactagaaataaataaaaaacttacaCTAGCACTTCACATTTGCAATTTTACATCACACCCAATTATTCAGCCAACCAATATACCCATCAGAATCTACATTTGAGGTATAGAGAGGTTGAACAAATTTCAATAATTTTGGCATTCCCACcaagtttaaaataagacaaAAAGATCATCTAATAAATTAAAGATCATCTAATAATCTAATATAGTTATCAAAATCGAACTGACAATTAAATTAATAGTTTAACCATTAAATTATTAGTCAAACTGTTTAaactgataataataataaaataaacgcatgaaatataataaaaacaaaaaatacattattaaataataaaatattatttcacataatttaaatttaattaaattatatataaattttattgatttgcttttgtataattataataataacaaattaaaataattatgaacATTAAAtataacaagtaaaataaaagacATGACAATAAAAATCAAATCGAACCGATTCGGTGTCTGATCACTAATTTTTCAATTGAATCAATCGATTTAGTCCAGTTTTTATAAATTAATCGCCCCACATAAATAAGGTTAATTCATTATTTTCATAAGAAAATTGCTACATATTCGCCCTTATTATTAActtgaataataatattattaatattagtaaataatattaaaatgaatATTTCTCATTTACATTAAAATACTcactaatattattaaaaatcatccaaacattTCTACTTtctaacaataaataataaatctctaaaaacaTCTCAAAACACAATTTTAATTCCATTAAAATATCACTAATcttattaaattaattactagaacacaaaaaatcaaatttattttcCTATAAAACTAACACACACTTCATAATTTCCCAAACCCTAGTTTCCACTAACAATAGCATTCACTccctaatataattattaatattgtcCAAAAAATTATTCCAATTTCTAAGattaactaataattttcaaAAGAATACCCaaaatatatttctaattttcatTAGCATACTACTactgctattattattattattattattattattattattattattattattattataaaattacctaAAAAAATTACATCTAATTTTTCtaataacaaacaaacaaactaaTCAATATAAatatcattaatttataatattatcattaaaaattaaattaaaaaacgaaaaatattatataattagaatgattgaGATAATTAATAATGCAATCTTGAAGACGATCCATGTCCTTTCTCTCGGTGGCTTGGGGGGCATTTCTCTTCTTGGTTGCTGATCTCTCCCCTCTCAAagccaatattttttttttctcacctGAACTAAAACTGAGTGTTGAGTGTTAGAGTGAATGATGAGAGGAAGAGAGATGTATACCAGGTAGGGGGAGACACTGCACACGTTACACATATCCATAAATCCAAAAAGAGTGAATAGTCATTTTGACACTCAAAAACTTTTAATATTGACAAAATAGatcttaatatatttttttttttgagaaaataaaTCCTAAAATATATGATCAGTTTGATAAAACGATCCAAATATTAAGTCAATAGCTAATTTATTTAGtcaattattcaatttttatgaaattactgaattatttcttttttttaagaagAGTGTTAGGGCCAACAAATTTTATGATTTGTAgttatcaattagttattattggtatttttaatagtgtgagattacatctaatgataTTCACTTCTCTTTTTACTAGTTAAAtattggccaaattttaataaaagtgataactccctatactttttcttttgttaaatcaCAAATATGTTTTTGTTCCCTCTCTCCTGTctccaataattttattagttcatCTCCATTATCATCAACACCTCCATTTTTACCGCACTCTCACCTCCACCGTCACCCTACCCCACCCttatcaacaataacaataacatctCACAACTCAACCATCATCTCAACACAATATTAACCCATGGAATCGCATCAAATGGACCATGTTGCCTAGCACTGTTAGAGTTCCGCCATACGGTCTTGCCGGTGATAATGGCGCCTTGCAACTCTAGATCGTAGAACATGAAGTAGAGGTAGTACATTTTCGTGGAGTTGATGATCACAGTTTGGGTCTCTATGGCGGTTACCTCGTTGATAGGGACggatcaaaaaattttaataagaaaggaccgaattttaaataatttaatttggccgaattttagataatttttttattttataaaaataattaacattaattattagagttagttttttaaagatttatcagtatatatataattataatttttttcatagttttatttttaatatgataattatataaaaaaatataacaatatcaatagtacattataaaattataaaataccaataatttatagcatatttagttaaaaattatcacatatcttattaattaaaattaattcttttaaaaaattttaaaaaatttgaaaataaatta
Encoded here:
- the LOC112750732 gene encoding homoserine dehydrogenase isoform X1, which encodes MKTIPLILMGCGGVGCHLLQHIVSCRSLHSSQGLCLNVLGVSDSKSLVVTEDSSNKGLDDKFLMELCRVKRDGGSLSKLGDLGDCRLFSHPELQERILELASQLGGKTGLVFVDCSASSNTVPVLKQVVDMGCCIVMANKKPLTSTMEDFEKLYAYPRRIRHESTVGAGLPVIASLNRIISSGDPVHRIIGSLSGTLGYVMSEVEDGKPLSQVVRAAKSLGYTEPDPREDLGGMDVARKALILARILGQRINMDTIQIESLYPKEMGPDVMSVEDFMNSGLPLLDKDIQERVEKAASNGNVLRYVCVIEGSSCEVGIQELPKNSPLGRLRGSDNVLEIYTRCYTSQPLVIQGAGAGNDTTAAGVLADIVDIQDLFP
- the LOC112750732 gene encoding homoserine dehydrogenase isoform X2, whose product is MKTIPLILMGCGGVGCHLLQHIVSCRSLHSSQGLCLNVLGVSDSKSLVVTEDSSNKGLDDKFLMELCRVKRDGGSLSKLGDLDCRLFSHPELQERILELASQLGGKTGLVFVDCSASSNTVPVLKQVVDMGCCIVMANKKPLTSTMEDFEKLYAYPRRIRHESTVGAGLPVIASLNRIISSGDPVHRIIGSLSGTLGYVMSEVEDGKPLSQVVRAAKSLGYTEPDPREDLGGMDVARKALILARILGQRINMDTIQIESLYPKEMGPDVMSVEDFMNSGLPLLDKDIQERVEKAASNGNVLRYVCVIEGSSCEVGIQELPKNSPLGRLRGSDNVLEIYTRCYTSQPLVIQGAGAGNDTTAAGVLADIVDIQDLFP